A stretch of the Rhizomicrobium sp. genome encodes the following:
- a CDS encoding DUF433 domain-containing protein, which produces MAEDLLKRITIRADQCHGHPCIRGMRMRVVDILQMLAGGMTAEEILVDFDFLEADDIRAAITYAAAVLDHPIIKAAE; this is translated from the coding sequence ATGGCGGAAGACCTTCTGAAGCGCATCACCATCCGCGCCGACCAGTGCCACGGTCACCCGTGCATTCGCGGCATGCGCATGCGTGTGGTCGACATCTTACAGATGCTCGCCGGCGGGATGACCGCGGAAGAGATTCTTGTCGATTTCGATTTTCTCGAAGCGGACGACATCCGGGCGGCCATCACATACGCCGCAGCGGTGCTTGATCATCCGATCATCAAAGCCGCCGAATAA
- a CDS encoding AtpZ/AtpI family protein: MAAQDPGKLRELGKRLDEAQAKHATGATRPPPTQMGIAFRFATELVAALLVGGALGWGIDWTFGHFGVHTKPVFLIVLVVLGAAAGIRGVLRAANEINADIAGSAPSAKDGEER; encoded by the coding sequence GTGGCCGCTCAGGACCCAGGAAAGCTGCGCGAGTTGGGCAAGCGGCTCGATGAAGCCCAGGCGAAGCATGCGACGGGCGCCACGCGCCCGCCGCCGACGCAGATGGGCATCGCCTTCCGTTTCGCGACGGAGCTCGTGGCGGCGCTGCTGGTGGGCGGCGCACTGGGATGGGGCATCGACTGGACGTTCGGGCATTTCGGTGTCCACACCAAGCCGGTCTTCCTCATCGTGCTGGTCGTGCTGGGCGCGGCGGCGGGAATCCGCGGCGTGCTGCGCGCCGCAAACGAGATCAATGCCGACATCGCGGGTTCCGCGCCGTCGGCGAAGGACGGCGAGGAGCGTTGA
- a CDS encoding radical SAM protein: MPQPWQGKGALIDDGSPPPKLDTIHFNATKTCNLGCAFCYDKAIRGKTENLPLDIVEQIAADAAELGARRVILSGGEPMARTDWRDVARIFDMQGMEISLATNGTLITESVAQFLSGLKHVTLSISIDGGREIHDRLRDQQGAYDRTLSGLAHLRAAGVDFDMNATIFKANLADVPQLTKISRDFDSNMRFSLLHPNGRGETMAAKELSAEQIFELREYCHTMRKLGVKVFINLPPLLQYLDEIIPARGAACGWAVNFCGVLSNGDVTICGVASDEPDLVAGNVKQTRFRDIWSMSPLFRHTRALDTRKIEGICGRCPFNTFCGGACRLSAFREHDDFLAPYALCQKFYDEGYIPEGILDSQPAVAPH, translated from the coding sequence ATGCCACAACCTTGGCAGGGCAAGGGTGCGCTGATCGACGACGGTTCGCCGCCGCCGAAGCTGGACACCATACATTTCAATGCGACCAAGACTTGCAATCTCGGCTGCGCCTTTTGCTACGACAAGGCGATCCGCGGCAAGACGGAGAACCTGCCGCTCGATATTGTCGAGCAGATCGCCGCCGATGCGGCCGAACTGGGGGCGCGACGGGTCATCCTGTCGGGCGGTGAGCCCATGGCGCGCACCGACTGGCGGGATGTGGCCAGAATTTTCGATATGCAGGGCATGGAAATATCCCTGGCGACCAACGGTACGTTGATCACGGAATCGGTCGCGCAATTTCTTTCCGGGCTCAAGCATGTGACGCTGTCCATCTCCATCGACGGCGGGCGCGAAATCCACGATCGGTTGCGCGACCAGCAAGGCGCCTACGACCGCACGCTGAGCGGGCTCGCGCATCTGCGCGCGGCCGGCGTCGACTTCGATATGAACGCGACGATCTTCAAGGCCAATCTGGCGGACGTCCCGCAATTGACGAAGATTTCGCGGGATTTCGACAGCAATATGCGGTTCTCGCTGCTGCATCCCAATGGCCGCGGCGAAACGATGGCCGCCAAGGAATTGTCGGCGGAGCAGATTTTCGAGCTGCGCGAATACTGCCACACGATGCGCAAGCTCGGCGTGAAGGTGTTCATCAACCTTCCGCCGCTGCTGCAGTATCTCGATGAGATCATTCCCGCCCGCGGTGCGGCCTGCGGCTGGGCGGTGAACTTCTGCGGCGTGCTATCGAATGGCGATGTCACGATCTGCGGCGTGGCGAGCGACGAGCCGGATCTCGTCGCCGGCAACGTCAAGCAGACGCGGTTCCGCGACATCTGGAGCATGTCGCCGCTCTTTCGCCACACGCGCGCGCTCGACACGCGCAAGATCGAGGGAATTTGCGGACGCTGTCCGTTCAACACGTTTTGCGGTGGGGCCTGCCGGTTGTCGGCGTTCCGCGAGCACGACGACTTCCTCGCGCCTTATGCGCTCTGCCAGAAGTTCTACGACGAGGGATACATTCCGGAAGGCATTCTGGACAGCCAACCGGCTGTCGCACCGCACTGA
- a CDS encoding DUF5615 family PIN-like protein → MGAAFICDVHIPPQLAKLLRAKGHNAVHAIDLNFGTASDPEICRYAIENSAIIITKDQDFIELHASLPGPRIVLVRLGNCANSLLLRRFEESLAEILAHFETGIRLVELS, encoded by the coding sequence ATGGGCGCCGCATTCATCTGCGACGTCCACATTCCGCCGCAACTGGCCAAGCTGCTGCGAGCAAAAGGGCACAATGCCGTCCACGCCATCGATCTGAATTTCGGGACGGCATCCGACCCTGAGATTTGCCGCTATGCGATCGAAAACAGCGCCATCATCATCACAAAGGATCAGGATTTCATCGAACTTCACGCCTCATTGCCTGGGCCGCGCATCGTCCTGGTGCGATTGGGCAATTGCGCAAACAGTCTTCTGCTGCGCCGGTTTGAAGAATCGCTCGCCGAGATTTTGGCGCATTTCGAAACCGGGATTCGTCTGGTCGAATTGTCCTGA
- a CDS encoding ATP F0F1 synthase subunit B (Produces ATP from ADP in the presence of a proton gradient across the membrane. Subunit B is part of the membrane proton channel.), whose product MDILKEPELWVAVGFVLVIALLLYVRVPKMVAGQLDSRAAGIKAELDEARRLREEAQAMLAGFQARAASAEREAEAIVTEARAEADRFAADARAALSLQIERRAAQAQSKIAQAEAAALAEIRTLAADAAAAAAEKLIAARMDEQRQAAFVESSLREIRTNLG is encoded by the coding sequence ATGGACATCCTCAAAGAACCGGAGCTGTGGGTCGCCGTCGGCTTCGTGCTGGTGATCGCCCTGCTGCTCTATGTCCGCGTGCCCAAGATGGTCGCCGGCCAGCTCGACAGCCGCGCCGCCGGCATCAAGGCCGAGCTCGACGAAGCCCGCCGCCTGCGGGAAGAAGCGCAGGCGATGCTCGCCGGCTTCCAGGCCCGCGCCGCCAGCGCCGAGCGTGAGGCCGAGGCCATCGTGACCGAGGCCCGCGCCGAGGCCGACCGCTTCGCCGCCGACGCCCGCGCCGCGCTGAGCCTGCAGATCGAGCGCCGCGCCGCCCAGGCGCAGAGCAAGATCGCCCAGGCCGAAGCCGCCGCGCTCGCCGAGATCCGCACCCTGGCGGCCGACGCCGCCGCCGCCGCCGCGGAGAAGCTGATCGCCGCGCGGATGGACGAGCAACGCCAAGCCGCATTCGTCGAATCGAGCCTGCGGGAAATCCGTACCAATCTCGGTTGA
- a CDS encoding F0F1 ATP synthase subunit A, which yields MNPMEQFEVKPLLEHPLFSIAGHPIFFTNQALFMIVVVLAASAFLTLAMSKGALVPSRAQSMAEMSYEFVANMINTATGEDGLKFFPFVFTLFIFVLFSNFFGMIPFTFTVTSQIAVTLTLASLVILMVVVTGFARHGLGFLKLFVPKAPFALLLLLVPIEVISFLTRPISLSVRLFANMLAGHTLLAVFAGFVILLGGAGGALSLLSIAPMALIVAIMLLELLVAFLQAYVFAILTCIYLNEALHLHDHH from the coding sequence ATGAACCCCATGGAGCAGTTCGAGGTGAAGCCGCTGCTGGAGCATCCGCTCTTCAGCATCGCCGGCCATCCGATCTTCTTCACCAACCAGGCGCTGTTCATGATCGTCGTCGTGCTGGCCGCGTCGGCGTTCCTCACGCTCGCGATGTCGAAGGGCGCGCTGGTGCCGTCGCGCGCGCAATCGATGGCGGAGATGTCCTACGAGTTCGTCGCCAACATGATCAACACGGCGACCGGCGAAGACGGGCTGAAATTCTTCCCCTTCGTCTTCACCCTCTTCATCTTCGTGCTGTTCAGCAACTTCTTCGGGATGATCCCGTTCACCTTCACCGTCACCAGCCAGATCGCGGTCACCCTGACCCTCGCCTCGCTGGTGATCCTGATGGTCGTGGTGACCGGCTTCGCCCGTCACGGCCTCGGCTTCCTCAAGCTGTTCGTGCCCAAGGCGCCCTTCGCGCTCCTCCTCCTGCTGGTGCCGATCGAGGTGATCTCCTTCCTCACCCGCCCCATCAGCCTCTCGGTGCGTCTGTTCGCCAACATGCTGGCCGGCCACACCCTGCTCGCGGTGTTCGCGGGCTTCGTGATCCTGCTGGGCGGCGCCGGCGGCGCGCTCTCGCTGCTCTCCATCGCGCCGATGGCGCTGATCGTGGCCATCATGCTGCTCGAGCTGCTTGTCGCGTTCCTGCAGGCCTATGTGTTCGCGATCCTCACCTGCATCTATCTGAACGAAGCTCTCCACCTCCACGACCATCACTAG
- a CDS encoding F0F1 ATP synthase subunit C yields the protein MSVQAAQMIGAGLACIALVGAGIGIGNVFGSYLSGALRNPGAAATQTTNLLLGFALCEATGLFGLVIALIILFK from the coding sequence ATGAGCGTTCAAGCAGCACAGATGATCGGCGCGGGCCTGGCCTGCATCGCGCTCGTCGGCGCCGGCATCGGCATCGGCAACGTGTTCGGCAGCTACCTCTCGGGCGCGCTGCGCAATCCGGGCGCCGCCGCGACCCAGACCACGAACCTGCTGCTCGGCTTCGCGCTGTGCGAGGCGACCGGCCTGTTCGGTCTCGTGATCGCGCTCATCATCCTCTTCAAGTAA